A region from the Gossypium hirsutum isolate 1008001.06 chromosome A08, Gossypium_hirsutum_v2.1, whole genome shotgun sequence genome encodes:
- the LOC121204581 gene encoding cytochrome P450 94A1, whose amino-acid sequence MDNSSFAKAFNDAVDICSSRFFAPIPAVWRIKRSLNIGSEKKLKESIKIIDDFAFEIIKSKAKQEQYDWRNQDLLSRFMAKTSSEIEFDDEAKKRKFLRDVIISFILAGKDSTSTALTSFFWLVNGHPHCDRLILNEVTTLDPTFTYDDLKSLNYLHAALSESLRLFPPVPINSRLTVSDDVWPDGTHVLKDWFADYSAYAMGRMEKVWGPDCREFKPERWLHGGDGVFKPSDQFKFPAFIMKTIVVALMREFEIIAVDGGATAEKMMDPPYTLSLLLKMRGVFLVRLKKRRFNPN is encoded by the exons ATGGATAATTCAAGTTTCGCTAAAGCTTTCAACGACGCCGTTGATATCTGTTCTTCGAGATTCTTTGCTCCGATTCCCGCCGTTTGGAGAATCAAGAGATCGTTGAACATCGGATCggagaaaaaattgaaagaatcaaTCAAAATAATCGATGATTTCGCTTTTGAAATCATCAAATCAAAAGCAAAACAAGAACAATACGATTGGAGAAATCAAGATCTGTTATCCAGATTCATGGCGAAAACGTCATCGGAGATAGAATTCGACGACGAAGCAAAGAAGAGAAAGTTCTTACGAGATGTAATCATAAGCTTCATCCTCGCCGGTAAAGATTCAACGTCGACGGCGTTGACTTCGTTTTTCTGGTTAGTCAACGGTCACCCACATTGCGACCGTTTGATCCTTAACGAAGTAACAACACTAGATCCTACTTTCACGTACGATGATTTAAAGAGTTTGAATTACCTACATGCGGCTCTATCGGAATCGCTACGGTTGTTTCCTCCGGTACCAATCAATTCAAGATTAACGGTGAGTGATGACGTTTGGCCTGATGGTACCCACGTGTTAAAAGACTGGTTCGCTGATTATTCTGCTTACGCTATGGGTAGGATGGAGAAAGTGTGGGGCCCTGATTGTAGAGAATTTAAACCCGAAAGATGGTTGCACGGTGGTGATGGCGTTTTTAAGCCGTCCGATCAGTTTAAATTTCCGGCGTTCATT ATGAAGACGATCGTAGTGGCTTTGATGCGTGAATTCGAGATCATAGCCGTTGACGGTGGTGCGACTGCAGAGAAAATGATGGACCCTCCTTACACTTTATCACTTCTTTTGAAAATGAGAGGTGTTTTTCTTGTTAGATTAAAGAAAAGGAGGTTTAATCCGAATTAA
- the LOC107938359 gene encoding pentatricopeptide repeat-containing protein At5g27110: protein MGTVKLLSLLKTCKSLIKGKLIHQKIVTSGFHNNIALCKTLITFYFSCNLHCSAGRVFDTIDNPSDISLWNTLMAAYTKSFMFVETVKLFDKLWKYSLLKPNGFTYPSLLKACGGLGAVGYGEMIHTHLIKVGFLSDVVIGSSVVAMYAKCNMFEEATHVFDEMPERDVACWNTVISCYYQDGKAEKALELFEKMRDDGFEPNLVTLTIVISSCARLMDVERGKKIHRELVETGLGLDGFLGSALVDMYGKCGCIEIAREVFEQIPKKDVNGITWNTMIAGYSSIGNSQSCIELFKKMNMEGIEPSLTTLSSIIMACSRSAQLRYGKFTHGYMIRNMIETDIFVNNSLIDLYFKCGNVHLAENVFKLMPKTDVVSWNVMISGYVSVGKCFDALGIYDSMVKAGVKLDAVTYSSVLAACSQLSALEKGKEIHGSIIENKLERNEVVMGTLLDMYAKCGAVDEAYRIFRDLPEKDLVSWTSMITAYGSHGRASKALNLFDKMQKSNTKSDGVTFLAVLSACSHGGLVDEGCSYFHQMINEHNIKPQREHYSCLIDLLGRAGRLHEAYKILQSTQETREDVELLSTLLSACRLHRCLELGEKIAGLLIEKDPDDSSTYIVLSNMYASAKKWNKVREVRLKMKELGLKKNPGCSWIEVNRRIHPFFIEDNSHPESKIMYECLSCLNSYMEKDVMMEALESSID, encoded by the coding sequence ATGGGCACTGTAAAATTATTATCCCTTTTAAAAACCTGCAAGTCCTTAATAAAGGGTAAGCTCATTCACCAGAAAATAGTCACTTCAGGCTTCCACAACAACATTGCGTTATGCAAAACCCTCATCACCTTTTACTTCTCTTGCAATTTGCACTGCTCGGCCGGCCGTGTTTTCGATACCATCGACAACCCATCAGACATTTCTTTATGGAACACTCTCATGGCTGCTTACACTAAGAGTTTCATGTTCGTTGAAACTGTTAAGCTTTTCGATAAGTTATGGAAATACTCTTTGTTGAAGCCTAATGGTTTTACTTATCCCAGTTTGCTTAAAGCTTGTGGTGGATTGGGGGCTGTTGGGTATGGTGAAATGATTCATACCCATTTGATAAAAGTTGGGTTTTTGTCTGATGTTGTTATTGGAAGCTCTGTTGTAGCCATGTATGCAAAATGCAATATGTTTGAGGAAGCTACCCATGTGTTCGATGAAATGCCTGAGAGAGATGTTGCTTGTTGGAACACTGTTATTTCTTGTTATTATCAAGACGGGAAAGCTGAAAAAGCGTTGGAATTGTTTGAGAAAATGAGAGACGATGGATTCGAACCAAATTTAGTAACGCTTACGATTGTTATCTCATCGTGTGCGAGACTTATGGATGTGGAAAGAGGGAAGAAGATTCATCGAGAATTGGTCGAAACGGGGCTTGGTTTGGATGGTTTCCTTGGCTCTGCTCTTGTTGATATGTATGGAAAATGTGGTTGTATAGAGATAGCTAGAGAGGTTTTCGAGCAAATACCGAAAAAGGATGTGAATGGGATCACTTGGAATACCATGATTGCTGGTTATAGTTCAATAGGTAATAGCCAATCTTGTATTGAACTCTTTAAGAAGATGAATATGGAAGGTATTGAACCTTCTTTAACTACTTTAAGCAGCATCATAATGGCTTGTTCGAGATCAGCCCAACTTCGGTACGGGAAATTCACACATGGTTACATGATACGAAACATGATCGAAACCGATATCTTTGTTAACAATTCCCTTATTGATTTATACTTCAAATGTGGAAATGTTCATTTAGCTGAAAATGTCTTTAAGTTAATGCCAAAGACAGATGTAGTATCGTGGAATGTTATGATCTCAGGGTATGTTTCCGTTGGAAAATGCTTTGATGCTCTTGGTATTTATGATAGTATGGTAAAAGCTGGTGTAAAACTGGATGCAGTAACGTATAGTAGTGTCTTAGCCGCTTGTTCTCAGTTATCTGCTttagaaaaagggaaagagaTACATGGTTCTATAATTGAGAACAAGTTGGAAAGAAATGAAGTTGTTATGGGAACACTACTAGACATGTATGCAAAATGCGGTGCCGTAGATGAAGCATACAGAATATTCCGTGATTTACCAGAGAAGGATCTTGTGTCTTGGACTTCTATGATCACTGCTTACGGTTCTCATGGTCGAGCTTCCAAGGCTTTGAATCTTTTTGATAAAATGCAGAAATCCAATACAAAATCGGATGGAGTTACTTTCCTTGCGGTTTTATCTGCTTGTAGCCATGGAGGATTGGTTGATGAAGGCTGTTCTTATTTCCATCAAATGATAAATGAACATAATATTAAACCGCAACGAGAACATTATTCATGCTTGATCGATCTTCTTGGACGTGCTGGTCGATTACATGAAGCATACAAGATTCTCCAAAGTACCCAGGAAACTAGAGAGGATGTTGAGTTGCTAAGCACACTATTGTCCGCATGCCGTTTGCACCGGTGTTTAGAACTAGGGGAAAAAATTGCAGGATTGCTTATCGAGAAAGATCCTGATGATTCATCTACGTATATCGTTTTATCAAATATGTATGCTTCTGCTAAGAAATGGAACAAAGTACGCGAAGTGAGATTGAAGATGAAGGAACTAGGACTGAAAAAGAACCCGGGTTGTAGTTGGATTGAGGTCAACCGGAGGATCCATCCTTTCTTCATAGAAGATAATTCACACCCGGAATCAAAGATCATGTATGAATGTCTATCCTGCCTCAACAGTTACATGGAAAAGGATGTCATGATGGAAGCTCTCGAATCGAGCATAGACTAA